A window of the Hypomesus transpacificus isolate Combined female chromosome 10, fHypTra1, whole genome shotgun sequence genome harbors these coding sequences:
- the slc25a12 gene encoding calcium-binding mitochondrial carrier protein Aralar1 has translation MAVKVQSTKRADPSELKGIFQKHASVVDKDGEKFMTPGDFVQKYLGLHTQIHHNPKTVQLIAGVADTTKDGLISFQEFLAFESVLCVPDALFIVAFQLFDKTGTGDISFDNARDIFSQTTVHHHIPFNWDCEFIRLHFGHDRKKRLSYLEFTQFLQELQLEHARQAFAQKDMGKSGVISAMDFSDIMATIRHHMLTPFVEENLVSAAGGHMVSFSYFNAFNALLNNMELIRKIYSTLAGTRKDTLVTKEEFVHAANKFGQITPMEIDILYQLSGLHSPSGRLNLADIERIAPLEEGALPYHLAEAQKQAHGDGSRSVVMQAAESAYRFTLGSIAGATGATAVYPIDLVKTRMQNQRSTSSFVGELMYKNSFDCAKKVLRYEGFFGFYRGLVPQLIGVAPEKAIKLTVNDFVRDKFTTKDGIPAFAEVLAGACAGGSQVIFTNPLEIVKIRLQVAGEITTGPRVSALNVVRDLGFFGLYKGAKACFLRDVPFSAIFFPVYAHTKAEFADEQGRLGPLQLLTAGAIAGIPAASLVTPADVIKTRLQVAARAGQTSYTGVIDCFRKIMREEGFKALWKGAGARVCRSSPQFGVTLVTYELLQRWFYVDFGGSRPAGSEPTPKSRISELPPINADHVGGYRLAAATFAGVENKFGLHLPKFKSSGVVSIHTELPKEEAPPAATQAP, from the exons ATGGCGGTCAAG GTGCAATCCACTAAACGCGCGGACCCGAGTGAACTTAAGGGGATCTTCCAAAAG CATGCCAGCGTGGTGGACAAGGATGGAGAGAAGTTTATGACCCCGGGAGACTTTGTGCAGAAGTACCTTGGATTACATACACAGATCCACCACAACCCCAAAACGGTTCAGCTCATCGCTGGAGTGGCCGATACTACTAAAGACGG actgATCTCATTCCAGGAGTTTCTGGCTTTTGAGTCGGTGTTGTGTGTTCCTGACGCGCTCTTCATCGTAGCTTTCCAGCTATTTGACAAGACGGGCACAGGAGACATCTCCTTTG ATAATGCCCGTGACATCTTCAGCCAGACTACTGTGCACCACCACATCCCCTTCAACTGGGACTGTGAGTTCATCCGCCTGCACTTTGGCCACGACCGCAAGAAACGTCTCAGCTACCTTGAGTTCACCCAGTTCCTacag gagctgcagctggaacatgCCCGCCAGGCGTTTGCCCAGAAGGACATGGGCAAGAGTGGGGTCATCTCTGCCATGGACTTCAgtgacatcatggccaccaTACGGCACCACATGCTTACACCCTTTGTGGAGGAAAACCTGGTGTCG GCTGCAGGGGGTCACATGGTCAGCTTCTCCTACTTCAACGCCTTCAACGCCCTGCTTAACAACATGGAGCTGATCCGCAAGATCTATAGCACGCTGGCTGGAACACGCAAGGACACACTGGTTACCAAAg AGGAGTTTGTTCATGCCGCTAACAAGTTTGGCCAGATTACTCCCATGGAGATTGACATCCTGTACCAGCTCTCGGGCCTTCACTCCCCCTCTGG gcgtCTGAATCTGGCCGACATCGAGAGGATAGCCCCACTAGAAGAGGGGGCTCTGCCTTACCATCTGGCTGAAGCACAAAAAcag GCCCACGGTGATGGCTCCAGGTCAGTGGTGATGCAGGCTGCAGAGTCTGCTTACAGATTCACCCTGGGCTCCATCGCTGGAG ctacgGGAGCGACAGCCGTGTATCCTATAGACTTGGTTAAGACCCGCATGCAGAACCAGCGCTCCACCAGCTCCTTTGTGGGAGAGCTCATGTACAAGAACAGCTTCGACTGTGCCAAGAAAGTGCTGAGATACGAGGGCTTCTTTGGCTTCTACAGAG GTCTGGTGCCCCAGCTGATAGGTGTAGCTCCAGAGAAGGCCATTAAACTTACG GTGAATGACTTTGTGAGAGACAAGTTCACCACCAAAGATGGTATCCCAGCCTTTGCAGAGGTGCTGGCAGGAGCCTGT gctggtGGCTCCCAGGTGATCTTCACCAACCCTCTGGAGATTGTAAAGATCCGCCTGCAGGTGGCAGGAGAGATCACCACAGGCCCCAGGGTCAGCGCCCTCAACGTGGTCAGGGACCTGGGCTTCTTTGGACTTTAcaag gggGCCAAAGCATGTTTCCTGCGAGACGTCCCCTTCTCAGCCATCTTCTTCCCAGTGTACGCCCACACCAAGGCTGAGTTTGCCGATGAGCAGGGCCGTCTGGGACCCCTGCAGCTCCTAACAGCTGGAGCCATCGCTG GTATCCCTGCGGCCTCCTTGGTGACGCCCGCGGATGTCATTAAGACACGTCTGCAGGTGGCGGCGAGGGCAGGGCAGACGTCCTACACAGGAGTCATCGACTGCTTCAGGAAGAtcatgagggaggagggattcAAGGCCCTGTGGAAGGGCGCCggag CCCGTGTGTGCCGGTCCTCTCCTCAGTTCGGTGTGACCCTGGTGACCTACGAGCTCCTGCAGAGGTGGTTCTACGTGGACTTTGGTGGAAG tcgTCCCGCAGGGTCCGAGCCCACTCCCAAGTCTCGTATCTCGGAGCTTCCTCCCATCAATGCGGACCATGTGGGAGGCTACCGACTGGCCGCGGCCACCTTCGCTGGGGTGGAGAACAAGTTTGGTCTCCATCTGCCCAAGTTCAAGTCCTCTGGCGTGGTCTCAATCCACACAGAACTCCCCAAGGAGGAGGCTCCTCCAGCCGCCACACAGGCCCCCTAA